From the genome of Cynocephalus volans isolate mCynVol1 chromosome 14, mCynVol1.pri, whole genome shotgun sequence, one region includes:
- the SRSF7 gene encoding serine/arginine-rich splicing factor 7 isoform X1 — MSRYGRYGGETKVYVGNLGTGAGKGELERAFSYYGPLRTVWIARNPPGFAFVEFEDPRDAEDAVRGLDGKVICGSRVRVELSTGMPRRSRFDRPPARRPFDPNDRCYECGEKGHYAYDCHRYSRRRRSRSRSRSHSRSRGRRYSRSRSRSRGRRSRSASPRRSRSVSLRRSRSASLRRSRSGSIKGSRYFQSRSRSRSRSRSLSRPRSSRSKSRSPSPKRSRSPSGSPRRSASPERMD; from the exons ATGTCACGTTACGGGCGGTACGGAGGAG AAACCAAGGTGTATGTTGGTAACCTGGGAACTGGTGCTGGCAAAGGAGAGTTAGAAAGGGCTTTCAGTTATTATGGTCCTTTAAGAACTGTATGGATTGCCAGAAACCCTCCAGGATTTGCCTTTGTGGAATTTGAAGATCCTAGAGATGCAGAAGATGCAGTACGAGGACTCGATGGGAA GGTGATTTGTGGTTCCAGAGTGAGGGTTGAACTATCAACAGGCATGCCTCGGAGATCTCGTTTTGATAGGCCACCTGCCCGACGTCCCTTTGATCCCAATGATAGATGCTATGAGTGTGGCGAAAAGGGACATTATGCTTATGATTGTCATCGCTATAGCCGGCGAAGAAGAAGcag GTCACGGTCTAGATCACATTCGCGGTCCAGGGGAAGGCGATACTCTCGCTCACGCAGCAGGAGCAGGGGCCGGAG gTCAAGATCAGCATCTCCTCGACGATCAAGATCTGTGTCTCTTCGTAGATCAAGATCAGCTTCACTCAGAAGATCTAGGTCTGGTTCTATAAAAGGATCGAGGTATTTCCA ATCCCGGTCGAGGTCAAGATCAAGATCCAGATCTCTTTCACGACCAAGAAGCAG CCGATCAAAGTCCAGATCTCCATCTCCAAAAAGAAG TCGTTCCCCATCAGGAAGTCCGCGCAGAAGTGCAAGTCCTGAAAGAATGGACTGA
- the SRSF7 gene encoding serine/arginine-rich splicing factor 7 isoform X2, whose product MSRYGRYGGETKVYVGNLGTGAGKGELERAFSYYGPLRTVWIARNPPGFAFVEFEDPRDAEDAVRGLDGKVICGSRVRVELSTGMPRRSRFDRPPARRPFDPNDRCYECGEKGHYAYDCHRYSRRRRSRSRSRSHSRSRGRRYSRSRSRSRGRRSRSASPRRSRSVSLRRSRSASLRRSRSGSIKGSRSRSRSRSRSRSLSRPRSSRSKSRSPSPKRSRSPSGSPRRSASPERMD is encoded by the exons ATGTCACGTTACGGGCGGTACGGAGGAG AAACCAAGGTGTATGTTGGTAACCTGGGAACTGGTGCTGGCAAAGGAGAGTTAGAAAGGGCTTTCAGTTATTATGGTCCTTTAAGAACTGTATGGATTGCCAGAAACCCTCCAGGATTTGCCTTTGTGGAATTTGAAGATCCTAGAGATGCAGAAGATGCAGTACGAGGACTCGATGGGAA GGTGATTTGTGGTTCCAGAGTGAGGGTTGAACTATCAACAGGCATGCCTCGGAGATCTCGTTTTGATAGGCCACCTGCCCGACGTCCCTTTGATCCCAATGATAGATGCTATGAGTGTGGCGAAAAGGGACATTATGCTTATGATTGTCATCGCTATAGCCGGCGAAGAAGAAGcag GTCACGGTCTAGATCACATTCGCGGTCCAGGGGAAGGCGATACTCTCGCTCACGCAGCAGGAGCAGGGGCCGGAG gTCAAGATCAGCATCTCCTCGACGATCAAGATCTGTGTCTCTTCGTAGATCAAGATCAGCTTCACTCAGAAGATCTAGGTCTGGTTCTATAAAAGGATCGAG ATCCCGGTCGAGGTCAAGATCAAGATCCAGATCTCTTTCACGACCAAGAAGCAG CCGATCAAAGTCCAGATCTCCATCTCCAAAAAGAAG TCGTTCCCCATCAGGAAGTCCGCGCAGAAGTGCAAGTCCTGAAAGAATGGACTGA